A region of Campylobacter armoricus DNA encodes the following proteins:
- the flhA gene encoding flagellar biosynthesis protein FlhA has product MAKRNILTLVLPWIAPLIAPIAKAKSLTIVAVIIAILAIIIVPLPSIVLDFFLALSIAISVLIILISLYIPKPTDLTTFPTLLLIITLFRLSLNIATTRMILSEGHQGPAAVSDIVASFGEFVVGGNYVIGMVVFCILVLINFMVVTKGSTRVSEVQARFTLDAMPGKQMAIDADLNAGLIDEKTARARRQEIIAEANFYGAMDGSSKFIKGDAVAGIIITIVNLIGGFMIGYFQHDMELGECASTYTILTIGDGLVSQIPGLITSTATAIIITRASKDEDNFAEGSINQLLGEYKTLLIVGFVLFIFALVPGLPHFSLGFMAIVFLGLGFVIKQVQEGEIQINTISNKKSQEAHDEEQANKSQKRSEEEILKEEENKITDILKLEILELELGYGLIKLAESELTERIRSTRRNIAQSLGFLMPKIRIRDNLQLKPNEYTFKLKGVGIASAEIYPDKYLAMDSGFITEPIEGIATKEPAFNSDALWIDSSLKDEATLNGYIVIDPASVISTHMSELIKANASELLTKQEVQNLLDKIKNDYPIVVDDCLRVASIGLIQKVLKALLKEHIPIKDMLTILESISDIAEVSKSLDMIIEHVRASLARVITNLYVDEKGQISFYIFDAAAAAKLMEHVQFKDGTYHLMINVAQTGALVEALKAELASVANTRIKPFLLCVEPQLRKFIADICSNFGINITVLSFAEIAENTKFETEGIIKVDNL; this is encoded by the coding sequence ATGGCTAAAAGAAATATTCTTACTTTGGTTTTGCCTTGGATTGCTCCGCTTATTGCTCCCATTGCAAAGGCAAAAAGCTTAACTATAGTAGCTGTAATTATTGCGATTTTGGCTATTATTATAGTTCCTTTACCAAGTATAGTTTTAGACTTTTTTCTTGCTTTAAGTATTGCAATTTCGGTTTTGATTATTTTAATTTCTTTATATATACCAAAACCTACAGATTTAACAACTTTTCCAACTTTACTCTTGATTATAACTCTTTTTAGACTTTCACTTAATATTGCTACAACGCGTATGATATTAAGTGAAGGACATCAAGGTCCAGCTGCTGTTAGTGATATAGTGGCAAGTTTTGGTGAATTTGTTGTTGGTGGAAATTATGTTATAGGTATGGTTGTTTTTTGTATTTTAGTTTTAATTAATTTTATGGTTGTAACTAAAGGTAGCACAAGGGTTTCTGAAGTTCAAGCAAGATTTACTCTTGATGCAATGCCTGGTAAGCAAATGGCAATTGATGCGGATTTAAATGCTGGATTGATAGATGAAAAAACAGCGCGTGCAAGACGCCAAGAAATTATAGCTGAAGCAAATTTTTATGGAGCGATGGATGGTTCTTCCAAATTTATAAAAGGTGATGCTGTTGCTGGTATTATCATTACTATTGTAAATTTAATCGGTGGATTTATGATAGGTTATTTTCAGCATGATATGGAGCTTGGAGAATGTGCTTCGACTTATACTATTTTGACTATAGGTGATGGACTTGTATCTCAAATTCCTGGACTTATTACTTCTACTGCCACAGCTATTATTATCACGCGTGCTAGTAAAGATGAGGATAATTTTGCTGAAGGTTCTATCAATCAGCTTTTAGGTGAATATAAAACATTACTAATTGTTGGATTTGTTTTGTTTATATTTGCTTTAGTACCTGGTTTACCACATTTTTCTTTAGGATTTATGGCTATAGTATTTTTAGGACTTGGATTTGTTATCAAGCAAGTGCAAGAGGGTGAAATTCAAATTAATACCATTTCTAATAAAAAGTCCCAAGAAGCTCATGATGAAGAACAAGCTAATAAATCTCAAAAACGCAGTGAAGAAGAAATACTAAAAGAAGAAGAAAATAAAATAACTGATATTTTAAAATTAGAAATTTTAGAATTAGAACTAGGTTATGGTTTAATCAAATTAGCAGAGAGTGAATTAACAGAGCGCATTAGATCAACAAGACGCAATATAGCTCAAAGTTTGGGTTTTTTAATGCCAAAAATTAGAATTAGAGATAATTTGCAATTAAAACCAAATGAATATACTTTTAAACTTAAAGGTGTAGGCATAGCTAGTGCTGAAATTTATCCGGATAAATATTTAGCTATGGATAGTGGGTTTATTACTGAACCTATTGAAGGCATTGCCACCAAAGAGCCTGCATTTAATTCAGATGCCTTATGGATAGATTCTTCGTTAAAAGATGAGGCAACGCTAAATGGTTATATAGTGATTGATCCTGCAAGTGTGATTTCAACTCATATGAGCGAGCTTATCAAAGCTAATGCTTCAGAACTTTTAACTAAACAAGAAGTACAAAATTTATTAGATAAGATTAAAAATGACTATCCTATTGTTGTAGATGATTGTTTAAGAGTTGCAAGTATAGGTTTAATTCAAAAGGTTTTAAAAGCATTGCTTAAAGAGCATATTCCTATTAAAGACATGCTTACGATTTTAGAATCAATTAGTGATATAGCTGAAGTTAGTAAGAGCTTAGATATGATTATAGAGCATGTAAGAGCTTCTTTAGCAAGGGTAATTACAAATTTATATGTAGATGAAAAAGGGCAAATTAGTTTTTATATTTTTGATGCTGCTGCAGCTGCTAAATTAATGGAACATGTTCAGTTTAAAGATGGAACTTATCACTTGATGATCAATGTAGCACAAACTGGAGCCTTAGTCGAAGCATTAAAAGCTGAACTTGCAAGTGTAGCAAACACAAGAATAAAACCATTCTTACTTTGTGTTGAACCACAACTTAGAAAATTTATTGCTGATATATGTTCAAATTTTGGTATCAATATAACGGTTTTGAGCTTTGCAGAAATTGCAGAAAATACTAAATTTGAAACAGAAGGTATAATAAAAGTTGATAATTTATAA
- the ruvX gene encoding Holliday junction resolvase RuvX: protein MKTLALDIGLKRIGVALCVNKSIAMPLEAIIRKNRNQAANAVKKYIKEYEINTLVIGIPIGGSSEDEMRRRIEHFVALLEFNNEIFFIDESYSSKNAQELGIANLKKKDGKLDSLAAYLFLKDFYGLV, encoded by the coding sequence ATGAAAACTTTAGCTTTAGATATAGGTTTAAAACGCATAGGTGTAGCTTTGTGTGTTAATAAAAGTATAGCTATGCCACTTGAAGCTATAATTAGGAAAAATCGTAATCAAGCTGCAAATGCAGTAAAAAAATACATTAAAGAATACGAAATAAATACTTTGGTTATAGGAATTCCTATAGGTGGTTCAAGTGAAGATGAAATGCGTAGAAGGATTGAGCATTTTGTTGCTTTGCTTGAATTTAATAATGAAATTTTTTTTATAGATGAAAGTTATAGTTCTAAAAATGCACAAGAGCTTGGTATAGCAAATTTAAAGAAAAAAGATGGAAAGCTTGATTCTTTGGCTGCGTATTTGTTTTTAAAGGATTTTTATGGCCTTGTTTGA
- the rpsO gene encoding 30S ribosomal protein S15: MALDSAKKAEIVAKFARKDGDTGSPEVQIALLSARISDLTEHLKIYKKDFSSRLGLLKLVGQRKRLLSYLKRKDYQAYTKLINELNLRDK, translated from the coding sequence ATGGCTTTAGATTCGGCTAAAAAAGCAGAAATTGTTGCAAAATTTGCTAGAAAAGATGGAGATACAGGTTCTCCAGAAGTTCAAATTGCTCTTTTAAGCGCAAGAATTTCAGATTTAACAGAACATTTGAAAATCTATAAAAAAGATTTTTCATCTCGTTTGGGACTTTTAAAACTTGTTGGTCAAAGAAAAAGACTTTTATCTTATCTTAAAAGAAAAGATTATCAAGCTTACACTAAATTAATCAATGAGTTAAATTTAAGAGATAAATAA
- a CDS encoding DNA-processing protein DprA has translation MKSIENIDEFKNLLNPPSKIYYKGNLELLKARKIAVIGSRKMSVYTKNCLLELVALLKKAKICVVSGGALGVDIQAAKIAYPQTIAVFANGLDEVYPKANANEILNIYENALALSENEANYKAKPYDFLLRNRLIIALSEVIIIAQADLKSGSMQSARLALSMNKPIYVLPHRKNESEGTNLLLATKKANLIYDFEEFVKMFGEIYPEQKEDELLNFLKHEDDLEKVLQKFGDKVYEYELEGLVEIFGVKIKTCV, from the coding sequence ATGAAATCTATTGAAAATATTGATGAATTTAAAAATCTTTTAAATCCACCTTCTAAAATTTATTATAAAGGCAATTTAGAGCTTTTAAAAGCTAGAAAAATAGCTGTTATTGGCTCTAGAAAAATGAGTGTTTATACTAAAAATTGTCTTTTGGAATTGGTAGCTTTATTAAAAAAAGCTAAAATTTGTGTGGTAAGTGGTGGAGCTTTAGGGGTGGATATTCAAGCAGCAAAAATTGCATATCCACAGACTATAGCTGTATTTGCTAATGGTCTTGATGAGGTTTATCCAAAAGCCAATGCTAATGAAATTTTAAATATATATGAAAATGCTTTGGCATTAAGTGAAAATGAAGCAAATTATAAAGCAAAGCCTTATGATTTTTTACTAAGAAATAGACTTATAATAGCATTAAGTGAAGTTATTATAATAGCTCAAGCTGATTTGAAAAGTGGTTCTATGCAAAGTGCTAGACTTGCCTTAAGCATGAACAAGCCTATCTATGTTTTACCTCATAGGAAAAATGAAAGCGAAGGAACAAATTTACTTTTGGCTACAAAAAAAGCAAATTTAATTTATGATTTTGAAGAATTTGTAAAAATGTTTGGAGAAATTTATCCAGAACAAAAAGAAGATGAATTGCTAAATTTTTTAAAACATGAGGATGATTTAGAAAAAGTTTTACAAAAATTTGGCGATAAAGTATATGAATATGAGCTTGAAGGTTTAGTTGAAATTTTTGGAGTTAAAATAAAAACTTGTGTATGA
- the holA gene encoding DNA polymerase III subunit delta, with amino-acid sequence MYKNQLQSLLNNNNFPNFFLLYGADNFQIELYAKFIKDKYPFEESLKFYFEEYDFKQAYDYLSSASLFSEKKLLEIKTQKKIPSKELKQLVQLCQNSQDNYFLLEIYDENSKQSESEKIFGNNFCRFYKVNSAKEGMELLALKAKELNINITQNALYALFYNFNENLYLAANELNKFSGLNIDEKIIQEHCYSLSTISFENFFDKLMQKKDLRNELENILENYNEIALINALYANFSRLFKIALYVKIYGNLDLKEILGYTPPISVAQNLQKQALIVKISQYKSIFLTLCNCEYELKKNSKIEKKEFLIATLLQLSSILKS; translated from the coding sequence ATGTATAAAAACCAACTCCAAAGCTTGCTTAATAATAATAATTTTCCTAATTTTTTCCTACTTTATGGAGCAGATAATTTTCAGATAGAGCTTTATGCTAAATTTATCAAAGATAAATATCCTTTTGAAGAAAGTTTAAAATTTTATTTTGAAGAATATGATTTTAAACAAGCATATGATTATTTATCCAGTGCTTCATTATTTAGCGAAAAAAAACTACTAGAAATCAAAACTCAAAAGAAAATTCCAAGCAAAGAACTCAAACAACTTGTCCAACTTTGTCAAAATTCGCAAGATAATTATTTTTTACTTGAAATTTATGATGAAAACTCTAAACAAAGTGAATCTGAGAAAATTTTTGGTAATAATTTTTGTAGATTTTATAAAGTAAATTCAGCTAAAGAAGGTATGGAACTACTAGCTTTAAAAGCTAAGGAACTCAATATCAACATTACTCAAAATGCTCTTTATGCTCTTTTTTATAATTTTAATGAAAATTTATATTTAGCAGCCAATGAATTAAATAAATTTAGTGGATTAAATATTGATGAAAAAATTATCCAAGAGCATTGCTATAGTTTAAGCACTATTAGCTTTGAAAACTTTTTTGATAAATTAATGCAAAAAAAAGATTTAAGAAATGAACTTGAAAATATTTTAGAAAATTACAACGAAATAGCATTAATTAATGCCCTATATGCAAATTTTTCTAGGCTTTTTAAAATCGCTTTATATGTTAAAATTTATGGAAATTTAGATTTAAAAGAAATTTTAGGCTACACCCCGCCTATTTCTGTGGCACAAAATCTTCAAAAACAAGCTCTTATAGTCAAAATATCACAATATAAAAGCATCTTTTTAACACTTTGTAATTGTGAATATGAATTAAAAAAGAACTCTAAAATAGAAAAAAAAGAATTTTTAATTGCAACACTTTTGCAACTTAGTTCTATATTAAAAAGTTAA
- the rpsF gene encoding 30S ribosomal protein S6, which translates to MRHYEVLFILKPTLTEEEVSAKLEFVKEVLTKNGAQIESVVPMGTRKLAYKIKKYERGTYFVIYFKAPTNLIAELERVLRITEEVIRFLIVKYENKKEIIAWEKLSKGIKQNKKEIKASESTEG; encoded by the coding sequence ATGAGACATTATGAAGTTTTATTCATATTAAAACCAACACTTACAGAAGAAGAAGTAAGTGCTAAGTTGGAATTCGTAAAAGAAGTCCTTACAAAAAATGGTGCACAAATTGAAAGTGTAGTTCCAATGGGAACAAGAAAACTTGCGTATAAAATTAAAAAATACGAAAGAGGAACTTATTTTGTGATTTATTTTAAAGCTCCTACAAATTTAATAGCAGAGCTTGAAAGGGTATTAAGAATCACTGAAGAAGTAATTAGATTTTTAATTGTAAAATATGAAAATAAAAAAGAAATCATTGCCTGGGAAAAATTAAGCAAAGGTATCAAACAAAATAAAAAAGAAATCAAAGCTAGTGAAAGCACAGAAGGCTGA
- a CDS encoding VacB/RNase II family 3'-5' exoribonuclease: protein MKELFNQLSYGLNADEITNKNKQLIRELLTCDIIKFYKNKYYLKDGFTFGKIDISANGTGFLESFDLAFKRDLLIENKNLKGANYADIVVAKLLPIKKKRPSAKVVLILKRAHETSLVMTKKYGEAILGINIQTGLTCALKASQKSLKTLPLGTILKIENHDNNITEVIGHIDNDFVDEKISLALFNKNAIFDTLCENEASAYGDKVDASMYPHRKDLRNLSFCTIDPVDAKDFDDAIYYDKNEHAIYIAIADVSAYVHAYSAIDKEARSRGFSIYFPHIAIPMLPRALSENICSLKPNEDRLAFCFKINLDKNNEVIKEELFEAIINSKRRFNYDEVDEYLQTQEDLGVINWLYEVFKITQNLRKKRLKNACEFKTQELRMTLDENNKLIKTRLESDTASHNLIEDCMLLANKAAAKLIDIGIFRNHLSPDYKKIDQLLADLSTLSIDINPKNNAIELFKDIQALANELNIREEVDKLIIKAQKKAEYSSENAGHFGLGFDKYTHFTSPIRRYSDLILHRLLKAKINNDEKMFNYLLLNIQSTCEELSLLEREADKVAWDFMDRKFARWAKHNIGKRFKALVVENQNLLQVKLNDDIKGALITIIDSRANLLENVEIEITEVDIVGAKIFGKITKHFSLESIKNV from the coding sequence ATGAAAGAATTATTCAATCAACTAAGTTATGGTTTAAACGCTGATGAAATTACCAACAAAAACAAGCAACTCATCAGAGAGTTATTAACCTGTGATATTATTAAATTTTATAAAAATAAATACTACTTAAAAGATGGTTTTACTTTTGGTAAAATTGATATTTCAGCCAACGGAACAGGATTTTTAGAAAGTTTTGATCTTGCTTTTAAGCGTGATTTACTCATAGAAAATAAAAATTTAAAAGGGGCAAACTATGCTGATATAGTTGTGGCAAAACTACTCCCTATTAAAAAAAAGCGTCCAAGTGCAAAGGTAGTTTTAATACTCAAAAGAGCTCATGAAACTTCTTTGGTTATGACTAAAAAATACGGCGAAGCTATACTTGGAATTAATATACAAACAGGTTTAACATGCGCTTTAAAAGCTTCTCAAAAATCCTTAAAAACTCTACCTTTGGGAACTATTTTGAAAATAGAAAATCATGACAATAATATCACTGAAGTTATAGGGCATATTGATAATGATTTTGTAGATGAAAAAATTTCTTTAGCACTTTTTAATAAAAATGCTATTTTTGATACCTTATGTGAAAACGAAGCAAGTGCTTATGGAGATAAAGTTGATGCAAGTATGTATCCTCATAGAAAAGATCTTAGAAATTTAAGTTTTTGCACTATTGATCCAGTTGATGCAAAAGATTTTGATGATGCAATTTATTATGATAAAAACGAACATGCCATCTATATAGCTATAGCTGATGTCAGTGCTTATGTACATGCTTATAGTGCTATTGATAAAGAAGCAAGATCAAGAGGGTTTTCAATTTATTTTCCTCATATTGCTATACCTATGTTGCCAAGAGCTTTAAGTGAAAATATTTGCTCACTTAAACCTAATGAAGATAGGTTAGCATTTTGTTTTAAAATAAATTTAGATAAAAACAATGAAGTAATTAAAGAAGAGCTTTTTGAAGCTATCATTAATTCAAAACGCCGTTTTAATTATGATGAAGTTGATGAGTATTTACAAACGCAAGAAGATTTAGGTGTGATTAATTGGCTTTATGAAGTTTTTAAAATCACTCAAAATTTACGAAAAAAACGATTAAAAAATGCTTGTGAGTTTAAAACCCAAGAGCTAAGAATGACTTTAGATGAAAATAACAAGCTTATTAAAACACGCCTTGAAAGTGATACAGCTTCGCATAATTTAATCGAAGATTGTATGCTTTTAGCAAATAAAGCTGCAGCCAAACTTATAGATATAGGAATTTTTAGAAACCATTTAAGCCCTGATTATAAAAAAATAGATCAATTATTGGCTGATCTTTCAACACTTAGTATAGATATTAATCCTAAAAATAATGCCATAGAATTATTTAAAGATATTCAAGCTTTAGCAAATGAATTAAACATAAGAGAAGAAGTAGATAAACTCATCATCAAAGCTCAAAAAAAGGCAGAATACTCTAGCGAAAACGCGGGACATTTTGGCTTAGGTTTTGACAAATATACACATTTTACAAGTCCTATAAGAAGATATTCTGATCTTATTTTGCACAGACTTTTAAAAGCTAAAATCAATAATGATGAAAAAATGTTTAATTATTTGCTTTTAAATATACAAAGTACTTGCGAGGAATTAAGCTTACTAGAAAGAGAAGCAGATAAAGTCGCTTGGGATTTTATGGATAGAAAATTTGCAAGATGGGCAAAACACAATATAGGAAAAAGATTTAAAGCTTTAGTAGTTGAAAATCAAAACTTATTACAAGTAAAATTAAATGATGACATCAAAGGAGCTTTGATTACCATTATAGATTCAAGGGCAAATTTATTAGAAAATGTGGAAATAGAAATTACTGAAGTGGATATTGTTGGTGCTAAAATTTTTGGCAAAATCACCAAGCATTTTAGTTTAGAAAGTATTAAAAATGTATAA
- the ilvC gene encoding ketol-acid reductoisomerase, protein MAISIYYDKDCDINLIKSKKVAIIGFGSQGHAHAMNLRDSGVEVIIGLKEGGQSWAKAQKANFIVKNVKEATKEADLIMILAPDEIQSEIFNEEIKPELKTGKTLAFAHGFNIHYGQIVAPVGIDVIMIAPKAPGHTVRHEFSIGGGTPCLIAIHQNESKIAKDLALSYASAIGGGRTGIIETTFKAETETDLFGEQAVLCGGLSALIQAGFETLVEAGYEPEMAYFECLHEMKLIVDLIYQGGIADMRYSISNTAEYGDYITGSKIITKETKEAMKGVLKDIQNGSFAKDFILERRANFARMHAERKLMNDSLIEKTGRELRAMMPWISAKKLVDKDKN, encoded by the coding sequence ATGGCTATTTCTATTTATTATGATAAAGATTGTGATATAAATTTAATAAAATCAAAAAAAGTAGCTATCATAGGTTTTGGTTCTCAAGGACATGCTCATGCTATGAATTTAAGAGATAGTGGTGTGGAAGTGATTATAGGTTTAAAAGAAGGTGGGCAAAGTTGGGCAAAAGCTCAAAAGGCGAATTTTATAGTAAAAAATGTAAAAGAAGCTACTAAAGAAGCAGATTTAATCATGATTTTAGCTCCTGATGAAATTCAAAGTGAAATTTTTAATGAGGAAATAAAACCTGAATTAAAAACAGGTAAAACTTTGGCATTTGCACATGGTTTTAATATTCACTATGGACAAATTGTTGCTCCAGTAGGTATAGATGTAATCATGATAGCACCTAAAGCTCCAGGACATACTGTAAGACATGAATTTAGCATAGGTGGTGGAACGCCTTGCTTAATTGCTATCCATCAAAATGAAAGTAAAATAGCAAAAGATTTAGCTTTAAGTTATGCTAGTGCTATAGGTGGTGGTAGAACGGGTATTATAGAAACAACTTTTAAAGCAGAAACTGAAACAGATTTATTTGGCGAACAAGCAGTGCTTTGTGGAGGGCTTAGTGCTTTAATCCAAGCAGGTTTTGAAACTTTGGTTGAAGCAGGTTATGAGCCTGAAATGGCTTATTTTGAATGTTTGCATGAGATGAAATTAATTGTAGATTTAATTTATCAAGGCGGTATTGCTGATATGAGATATTCTATTTCTAATACTGCTGAATATGGAGATTATATCACAGGATCTAAGATTATCACCAAAGAAACTAAAGAAGCTATGAAAGGTGTTTTAAAAGATATACAAAATGGAAGTTTTGCTAAAGATTTTATCTTAGAAAGAAGGGCAAATTTTGCAAGAATGCATGCAGAGCGTAAGTTAATGAATGATTCTTTGATAGAAAAAACAGGAAGAGAGCTTCGTGCTATGATGCCTTGGATTAGTGCTAAAAAATTAGTTGATAAAGATAAAAATTAA
- a CDS encoding Rrf2 family transcriptional regulator has product MLFTKASEYALLSLMYIAKSQEPQDVDTMSAALDIPKSFLAKILQALAKDTLLKSYKGAKGGFSLVKEPSEYTLKEIINSVEKKSINVFECSNGICPSQKEENCKIMPVLVKLQNKIDDFLVSITLEDIIQNNG; this is encoded by the coding sequence GTGTTATTTACAAAAGCTAGTGAATATGCTTTGTTATCTTTAATGTATATAGCAAAATCTCAAGAACCTCAAGATGTTGATACTATGTCAGCAGCTTTAGATATTCCAAAAAGCTTTTTGGCAAAAATTTTGCAAGCTTTAGCTAAAGATACACTTTTAAAATCTTATAAAGGTGCAAAAGGGGGATTTTCGTTAGTAAAAGAACCAAGTGAATATACTTTAAAAGAAATTATAAATAGTGTGGAAAAAAAATCCATTAATGTTTTTGAATGTAGCAATGGAATTTGTCCTTCTCAAAAAGAGGAAAATTGCAAAATTATGCCAGTGCTTGTAAAACTTCAAAATAAGATAGATGATTTCTTAGTTTCTATTACTTTAGAGGATATTATTCAAAATAATGGCTAA
- a CDS encoding RsmB/NOP family class I SAM-dependent RNA methyltransferase encodes MALFDLNIALDMIYTKEQKEQIIQSLNQEKNVNVFRNSLLINNEELEKIFKIENIVFEKVDTYCYKISNFYKSKLSSMSAFNEGKFYIQNYSSYLCAKTLGVKAGESVLDMCAAPGGKSLNLANFMQDQGYLASCELSKTRFFTLKKTLENYKVKLAKCFLKDGRSIGRACPLKFDKILLDAPCSTFAKMGFDIQKNTKEIKQISNLQKKLLHSALLALKHGGELVYSTCTFLREENEEILENALRNERFKLELLDFDLANVDFICAKSDEFDLSFAKRILPNDYVDGFFIAKVKKH; translated from the coding sequence ATGGCCTTGTTTGATTTAAATATAGCATTAGATATGATTTACACAAAAGAACAAAAAGAACAAATAATTCAAAGTCTTAATCAAGAAAAAAATGTCAATGTTTTTAGAAATTCCCTGCTTATAAATAACGAAGAGTTAGAAAAGATTTTTAAAATAGAAAATATAGTATTTGAAAAGGTTGATACATATTGTTATAAAATTTCAAATTTTTATAAAAGCAAATTAAGCTCTATGAGTGCTTTCAATGAAGGAAAATTTTATATACAAAATTATTCTTCGTATTTGTGTGCTAAAACCTTAGGTGTTAAAGCAGGGGAGAGTGTTTTGGATATGTGTGCAGCTCCTGGTGGGAAAAGTTTAAATTTGGCTAATTTTATGCAAGATCAAGGCTATTTAGCAAGTTGTGAATTATCTAAAACACGCTTTTTTACGCTAAAAAAAACTCTAGAAAATTATAAAGTTAAATTGGCAAAATGTTTTCTAAAAGATGGACGCAGTATAGGGAGAGCTTGTCCTTTAAAATTTGATAAAATTTTACTTGATGCGCCTTGTTCAACTTTCGCAAAAATGGGTTTTGATATACAAAAAAATACAAAAGAAATTAAACAAATTTCAAATTTACAAAAAAAACTACTTCATTCAGCATTATTGGCTTTAAAACATGGTGGGGAACTGGTGTATAGCACTTGTACTTTCTTAAGAGAAGAAAATGAAGAGATTTTAGAAAATGCATTAAGAAATGAACGATTTAAACTAGAATTGCTTGATTTTGATTTAGCTAATGTTGATTTTATATGTGCAAAGAGTGATGAATTTGATTTATCATTTGCTAAAAGAATTTTACCAAATGACTATGTAGATGGATTTTTTATAGCAAAAGTGAAAAAACATTAA
- a CDS encoding divergent polysaccharide deacetylase family protein translates to MKTRDKKHKVLLALCLVVLGIFLFIFGSLFLKKEENKAFEYNQTIAKKEPQTILEQENNFSFNDINFTLENEKLEFLDKNISEILNLNSVNAELNQTKEDSKTSVLEIAEHNVSKGLKNEEQNISNKNEDNNKTQILEQKHTKPRLAIIIDDMASHTHVDMLKKTNLKLIPSFFPPDKRHPYTAEFAKDFDFFMVHLPLAAIKYDKAELDTLHPDDDMQKIGKRIAFIKEQFPNVKFINNHTGSLFTANIQAMEKLFSAFNKNNFIFVDSRTIGKSKAKNLASKFNQPYIARDVFLDNEDDIVYIKNQLKQAINEAKKKGFAIAIGHPRDKTFRALMQSKDILNSVELVYLNEIY, encoded by the coding sequence TTGAAAACTAGAGATAAAAAACACAAAGTGCTTCTAGCACTTTGCTTGGTTGTGCTAGGAATTTTTCTTTTTATATTTGGATCTTTGTTTTTAAAAAAAGAAGAAAACAAGGCTTTTGAATATAATCAAACTATAGCGAAAAAAGAGCCACAGACTATATTAGAACAAGAAAACAACTTTAGCTTTAATGATATAAATTTCACTTTAGAAAATGAAAAATTAGAATTTTTAGATAAAAACATTAGCGAAATTTTAAATTTAAACTCCGTTAATGCAGAATTAAATCAAACTAAAGAAGATAGTAAAACTTCAGTTTTAGAAATTGCTGAGCACAATGTAAGCAAAGGGCTAAAAAATGAAGAGCAAAACATATCAAATAAAAATGAAGATAATAATAAAACTCAAATTTTAGAGCAAAAACATACCAAACCTCGCTTAGCAATTATTATAGATGATATGGCAAGTCATACTCATGTAGATATGCTTAAAAAAACTAATTTAAAATTAATTCCATCTTTTTTTCCACCTGATAAACGCCATCCTTATACAGCTGAATTTGCTAAAGATTTTGATTTTTTCATGGTGCATTTACCTTTGGCTGCTATAAAATATGACAAAGCAGAGTTAGATACTTTACATCCTGATGATGATATGCAAAAAATAGGCAAACGCATAGCTTTTATAAAAGAACAATTTCCAAATGTAAAATTTATTAACAATCATACAGGTAGTTTATTTACCGCAAATATACAAGCTATGGAAAAGCTATTTAGTGCTTTTAATAAAAATAATTTTATTTTTGTTGATTCAAGAACAATAGGAAAATCTAAAGCAAAGAATTTAGCAAGTAAATTTAATCAACCTTATATAGCTAGAGATGTATTTTTAGATAATGAAGATGATATAGTATATATTAAAAACCAACTCAAACAAGCAATTAATGAAGCTAAAAAGAAAGGTTTTGCTATAGCTATAGGTCATCCAAGAGATAAGACTTTTAGAGCCTTAATGCAAAGTAAAGATATACTAAATTCAGTTGAGCTTGTGTATTTAAATGAAATCTATTGA